A window from Pirellulales bacterium encodes these proteins:
- a CDS encoding aspartate aminotransferase family protein, which yields MKFDPPAQTYELAFDPAHDAPSSSAWFARAKQALAGGISSSARATTTVAEPYPLYLERGRGGRVQDVDGNEFVDFLLSYGALILGHANPALVQAASEQLRRGTMFGTANSVEVELAEAIHRMVPCADLVRFANSGSEAMCGAVRAARGFTGRNKLLKFEGHYHGWVDVLAVSNRPTLAEAGPANRPNSVAHSRGIPSGVSSDVIVCPWNDLAALRAVLDAHAGEFAAVVAEPIVANNACVMPAPGYLEFLRDECTRRGIVLIFDEIVTGFRLAAGGAQSFFGVVPDIGVYSKALGGGFPISAFAGVRKVMEPIGANQVKHGGTYNGNSLCATAALTVLRCVERPETLVGIRRHGERLIEAIRRAARDHAIPCCVAGDGTMFQVVFSPDGRAPANYRELLAADMRRYVQLRDALLRRGVHITPSGSACWFLSTDHDDDDISLACDAIDAAFADLM from the coding sequence ATGAAATTTGACCCTCCCGCGCAGACCTACGAACTGGCATTCGATCCGGCGCACGATGCTCCCTCCTCGAGCGCTTGGTTTGCTCGCGCCAAGCAGGCGCTGGCAGGCGGAATCAGCAGCTCGGCCAGGGCCACGACCACCGTGGCCGAGCCGTATCCGCTCTATCTCGAACGCGGCCGTGGCGGACGAGTGCAGGATGTCGACGGCAACGAATTCGTGGATTTCCTGTTGAGCTATGGAGCACTGATTCTCGGACACGCGAATCCAGCGCTCGTGCAGGCCGCCAGCGAACAACTGCGCCGTGGCACGATGTTCGGCACCGCAAACTCGGTCGAAGTCGAGTTGGCCGAAGCCATCCATCGGATGGTGCCTTGTGCCGATCTGGTCCGCTTTGCGAATTCCGGCTCGGAAGCGATGTGCGGCGCCGTGCGCGCCGCGCGCGGTTTCACGGGAAGAAACAAATTGCTGAAATTCGAGGGCCATTATCACGGTTGGGTCGATGTTTTGGCCGTGAGCAATCGGCCCACATTGGCCGAGGCCGGGCCGGCCAACCGGCCGAACAGCGTCGCCCATTCGCGGGGCATTCCCAGCGGCGTGAGCAGCGATGTGATCGTGTGTCCCTGGAACGATCTTGCGGCGCTGCGAGCCGTGCTCGATGCCCACGCGGGCGAATTTGCCGCGGTGGTTGCCGAACCCATCGTTGCCAATAATGCGTGCGTGATGCCCGCCCCGGGCTATTTGGAGTTTTTGCGCGATGAATGCACGCGGCGTGGAATCGTGCTGATCTTCGACGAGATTGTGACCGGCTTCCGGCTGGCGGCCGGCGGCGCGCAGAGTTTTTTCGGCGTCGTGCCCGATATTGGCGTGTATAGCAAGGCGCTGGGGGGCGGATTCCCGATCAGTGCCTTTGCGGGCGTGCGCAAGGTGATGGAACCGATCGGCGCCAACCAGGTCAAACATGGCGGCACGTACAACGGCAACTCGCTCTGTGCGACGGCCGCGCTGACAGTGTTGCGGTGCGTGGAACGGCCGGAAACGCTGGTAGGGATTCGCCGGCATGGCGAGCGGTTGATCGAGGCGATTCGCCGGGCGGCGCGCGATCATGCGATTCCGTGCTGCGTCGCCGGGGATGGGACGATGTTTCAGGTGGTGTTTTCGCCCGATGGCCGGGCCCCCGCAAACTACCGCGAACTATTGGCTGCCGACATGCGGCGATACGTCCAATTGCGCGACGCCCTGTTGCGCCGCGGCGTGCATATCACCCCCAGCGGCAGCGCCTGCTGGTTTCTTTCGACGGATCATGACGACGACGACATCTCGCTGGCCTGCGACGCGATCGACGCGGCATTTGCAGATTTGATGTAG
- a CDS encoding AMP-binding protein has translation MLFAAADRAINFVSDSGLAYLYRRTPVSLLDGLARYRFRRTVRWVAKKSAFYREAFRALGIDARRVRSPEDLGDFFTTPDDLSRDPEKFLCAPPSFVFESSGTSGTNKQVYFDVEEMTYIGKVAASAMSLMGIAPGDRVANGFDFSIWIPGMLFHQGLTHTGTFCQIFSKVDPIEVYRRLKRYRFNVVLGEPTWLIRLTEIAEKEGRYPLKLLIGGAEEMPASAIPWMREVWGGADVKMCYGSVEMGGGLGFQPCSNHDGYHLDNINFLPEFIDPDSDGYGEIVFTTLSRHVMPLVRYRTHDVARLETECCPCGVRVPRLSKLRGRRDEMVVASGGNLYPLMFEEILRDVPGLTRDWQVVFTLDGIREVLDIHVETERTDLKSLEQDIFARATNRYPDLMKNLALGTFQMKVTPQLPGRIRTGRKLRRMVDRRFDSAEPQSSLRAPHGTHCTV, from the coding sequence ATGCTTTTTGCCGCGGCGGATCGTGCGATCAACTTTGTTTCGGACAGCGGGCTCGCCTATCTCTATCGCCGCACGCCCGTGAGCTTGCTGGACGGCTTGGCGCGCTATCGCTTCCGGCGCACGGTGCGTTGGGTGGCGAAGAAATCGGCCTTTTATCGCGAGGCGTTTCGGGCGCTCGGAATCGACGCACGGCGCGTCCGCTCGCCGGAGGATTTGGGTGATTTTTTCACCACGCCCGACGATTTGAGCCGCGATCCCGAAAAATTCCTCTGCGCCCCGCCGAGCTTCGTGTTCGAATCGTCGGGCACGAGCGGCACGAACAAGCAGGTCTATTTCGACGTCGAAGAAATGACCTACATCGGCAAAGTCGCCGCTTCCGCGATGTCGCTGATGGGGATCGCGCCTGGCGACCGCGTGGCCAACGGCTTCGATTTCTCGATTTGGATTCCCGGCATGCTCTTTCACCAAGGGCTGACCCACACTGGCACGTTTTGCCAGATCTTCAGCAAGGTCGATCCGATCGAGGTCTACCGGCGGCTGAAACGCTATCGCTTCAATGTCGTGCTCGGCGAACCGACGTGGCTGATCCGATTGACCGAAATTGCGGAAAAGGAAGGCAGGTATCCGTTGAAGTTGCTGATCGGTGGGGCGGAAGAAATGCCCGCCTCGGCAATTCCCTGGATGCGCGAGGTATGGGGCGGAGCCGACGTGAAAATGTGCTACGGCAGCGTCGAAATGGGAGGCGGCCTCGGTTTCCAACCCTGCTCGAATCACGACGGCTATCACCTCGATAACATCAACTTCCTGCCCGAATTCATCGATCCCGATTCCGATGGATACGGCGAAATCGTGTTCACGACCTTGAGCCGCCATGTGATGCCGCTGGTGCGCTATCGCACGCACGATGTCGCGCGGCTCGAAACGGAGTGCTGCCCGTGCGGCGTGCGCGTGCCGCGGTTGAGCAAACTCCGCGGCCGGCGCGATGAAATGGTCGTCGCCAGCGGCGGCAATCTTTATCCGCTCATGTTCGAGGAAATCCTCCGCGACGTGCCGGGCCTGACTCGCGATTGGCAAGTCGTTTTCACGCTCGACGGTATTCGCGAGGTGCTCGATATCCACGTCGAAACCGAGCGCACCGATCTGAAATCGCTCGAGCAAGACATCTTCGCTCGGGCGACGAATCGTTATCCCGATCTGATGAAAAACCTGGCTCTGGGCACGTTCCAAATGAAAGTCACGCCGCAGCTTCCGGGCCGAATCCGAACCGGCCGAAAACTGCGCCGCATGGTCGATCGGCGGTTCGATTCCGCCGAGCCGCAGTCGTCGCTCCGCGCCCCACACGGCACGCATTGCACCGTCTAA
- a CDS encoding fatty acid CoA ligase family protein produces MAIDVVTSETVNAAAQLAEWARRTPQAIAVAEPRRGRIGRWRMSAARTYRRLTFAELEADTNRLAEGLVAMGVRPGTRLAMFMPFGIDFISLVYAVFKSGGVAVLIDPGMGLRSTLDCLGEVRPEGFIAVPPVHAFRALPGGRFANRGLNVTVGRRWFWGGATIAQFRRRGSGEFTAVAMQADDPAAIIFTSGSTGPAKGVLYCHGNFIHQAKEIQTFYKIPPGEIDAPCFPLFGLFNASMGVTTVIPDMDPRHPARVDPRRLIATINDWQATQSSGSPAVWKRVGQYCEEQGVRISTLKRVFSAGAPARIPMLRRMQACIHPEGEMHTPYGATEALPVASIEAREVLGETGRRTDAGSGVCVGRKFPGIEWRVIRIVDRPLSSIRDLELPTGEIGELIVRGPVVTREYVTRLEANGWAKIPEDAGFWHRMGDLGYLDAQDRFWFCGRKTQRVLTATGPMYTIPCEAIFNRHADVSRSALVGIGAPGMQTAAIVVEPLPGKGLHRGMARGKLIGELRTLALSSPLTSEIRHFFVRRRMPVDIRHNAKIAREKLAEWASRRIAKS; encoded by the coding sequence ATGGCCATCGATGTGGTTACCAGCGAAACGGTGAATGCCGCGGCGCAACTTGCCGAGTGGGCGCGCCGCACGCCGCAAGCGATCGCGGTTGCCGAGCCGCGCCGGGGCCGGATTGGCCGCTGGAGAATGTCCGCCGCGCGAACCTATCGCCGGCTCACGTTCGCCGAACTCGAAGCAGACACCAATCGGCTCGCCGAGGGTTTGGTGGCGATGGGCGTTCGCCCCGGCACGCGGCTGGCCATGTTCATGCCGTTCGGGATTGACTTCATTTCGCTGGTGTATGCGGTTTTCAAGAGCGGCGGGGTGGCCGTGTTGATCGATCCGGGCATGGGATTGCGCAGCACGCTCGATTGCTTGGGCGAAGTGCGGCCGGAGGGGTTTATCGCCGTCCCGCCGGTTCATGCATTTCGGGCATTGCCGGGAGGACGATTCGCCAATCGCGGGCTGAATGTGACGGTCGGCCGGCGGTGGTTTTGGGGCGGGGCGACAATCGCCCAATTTCGCCGTCGCGGATCAGGCGAATTCACTGCCGTCGCAATGCAAGCCGACGATCCGGCCGCGATCATTTTCACTTCCGGCAGCACCGGGCCGGCCAAGGGTGTTCTCTATTGCCACGGCAATTTCATTCACCAAGCGAAAGAAATCCAAACATTTTACAAAATTCCGCCGGGCGAAATCGACGCCCCCTGTTTTCCCCTTTTCGGCCTGTTCAACGCGTCGATGGGCGTAACGACCGTTATTCCGGATATGGACCCGCGGCATCCGGCCCGCGTCGATCCGCGGCGGCTGATTGCCACGATCAACGATTGGCAAGCGACCCAAAGCTCCGGGTCGCCGGCAGTATGGAAGCGTGTCGGCCAATATTGCGAAGAGCAGGGAGTGAGGATTTCAACGCTGAAGCGTGTTTTTTCCGCCGGCGCGCCTGCCCGGATACCGATGCTGCGGCGAATGCAAGCCTGCATTCATCCCGAGGGCGAAATGCACACTCCCTACGGAGCGACCGAAGCGCTGCCGGTCGCATCGATCGAAGCGCGCGAAGTGCTCGGCGAAACCGGGCGGCGAACCGATGCCGGAAGCGGCGTTTGCGTTGGACGGAAATTTCCCGGCATCGAATGGCGCGTGATCCGCATCGTCGATCGGCCACTGTCGTCGATTCGCGATTTGGAGTTGCCGACGGGCGAAATCGGCGAATTGATCGTTCGCGGACCGGTGGTTACGCGAGAATATGTGACACGACTGGAGGCCAACGGCTGGGCCAAGATTCCCGAGGACGCCGGCTTTTGGCACCGCATGGGCGATCTCGGCTACTTGGATGCGCAAGATCGATTCTGGTTTTGCGGCCGGAAGACGCAACGAGTGCTCACCGCAACAGGCCCGATGTACACGATCCCCTGCGAAGCGATCTTTAATCGGCATGCCGACGTCAGCCGTTCGGCCCTGGTCGGCATCGGGGCGCCGGGGATGCAAACGGCGGCGATCGTCGTCGAACCGCTGCCGGGAAAAGGCTTGCATCGGGGGATGGCTCGCGGAAAACTCATCGGCGAACTGCGCACACTGGCCCTTTCCAGCCCACTGACCTCGGAAATCCGGCATTTTTTCGTTCGCCGCCGCATGCCGGTCGATATCCGACACAACGCGAAAATCGCCCGCGAAAAACTTGCGGAGTGGGCATCGCGGCGGATAGCCAAAAGTTGA
- a CDS encoding NAD-dependent epimerase/dehydratase family protein: MHALVTGANGFLGRYIVEQLLARGDRVRALVRSDSPELRSAGAEIAVADIRDRQATIAACAGIDVVFHVAGLSGIWGPWEAYYGVNVAGTENVLEGCRQHGIGRLVYTSSPSVTFDGRDQCGIDESAPYASRWLCHYPHTKAIAEQRVLAANAAAMHACALRPHLIWGPGDRHLVPRLLERARYGELRRVGSGKNLIDMIYVENAARAHLQAADALASNPGIAGRAYFISQGEPVNCWAWIDRLLGLGGLPPLRRSIPTGVAWYAGALLETYHRWFCPDEEPRMTRFLAAQLGRSHYFDIRRARDDFGYRAVVSTDEGMERLGRYLAK; encoded by the coding sequence ATGCACGCCCTCGTCACCGGCGCCAACGGCTTTCTCGGCCGCTATATCGTCGAGCAATTGTTGGCCCGCGGCGATCGGGTGCGGGCATTGGTGCGAAGCGATTCGCCCGAACTGCGATCGGCGGGGGCAGAAATCGCGGTGGCCGACATTCGCGATCGCCAAGCCACCATTGCGGCGTGTGCCGGCATCGACGTCGTGTTTCATGTTGCCGGTCTGTCGGGCATCTGGGGACCGTGGGAAGCGTATTATGGCGTCAACGTCGCAGGCACCGAAAACGTGCTGGAAGGCTGCCGGCAGCACGGCATCGGCCGGTTGGTCTACACGAGCAGCCCGAGCGTGACATTCGATGGCCGGGATCAATGCGGCATTGATGAATCGGCCCCGTATGCCAGCCGCTGGCTTTGCCATTATCCACATACCAAAGCGATCGCCGAGCAGCGCGTGCTGGCGGCAAACGCGGCGGCGATGCACGCGTGTGCCTTGCGGCCGCATCTGATCTGGGGGCCGGGCGATCGGCACCTAGTGCCTCGGCTTTTGGAACGAGCCCGCTATGGCGAATTGCGCCGCGTCGGAAGCGGCAAAAACCTGATCGACATGATTTACGTCGAAAACGCCGCTCGAGCTCATCTCCAGGCCGCCGACGCGCTCGCCAGCAACCCTGGGATCGCCGGCCGGGCGTATTTCATCAGCCAAGGGGAACCGGTGAATTGCTGGGCGTGGATCGATCGGCTCTTGGGCCTCGGCGGGCTGCCGCCGCTGCGCCGTTCGATTCCGACAGGCGTCGCATGGTATGCCGGCGCCCTCTTGGAGACCTATCACCGCTGGTTTTGTCCCGATGAAGAACCGCGAATGACCCGATTCCTAGCCGCCCAACTGGGCCGATCGCATTATTTCGATATTCGCCGCGCTCGCGACGATTTCGGCTATAGGGCAGTCGTTAGTACGGATGAGGGGATGGAGCGATTGGGGCGTTATCTGGCGAAGTAG
- a CDS encoding beta-ketoacyl-[acyl-carrier-protein] synthase family protein, translating to MIAGKPDSQRIVITGVGLAAPNGKNLAEFRENLLACRSGVRRYEIRYVGETLAGVSEFDEQKYQKRKDIRRGTRAGSIGIYCSQEAIADAGLDWPNVDKAQVGVYVGVTEHGNVETENEVYQLQGFNFDTRCWSHHHNPRTVANNPAGEISLNLGITGPHYTIGAACAAGNAGLIQGAQMLLLGECDVALAGGVSESIHTFGIFASFKSQGALASHADPTKASRPFDVERNGIVVAEGGCMYVLERYCDAKARGATIYGEVAGYAMNSDATDFVLPNPDRQAQCIRTALNRAGISADRIDIVSTHATGTTSGDTQESAALRQAFGGSSRTRFNNTKSYIGHAMGAAGALELAGNLPAFRDGVCHPTINLEQLDPECRLEGLVVGEPREMGRVDYILNNSFGMLGINSVVIIKRLGV from the coding sequence ATGATTGCCGGAAAACCCGACAGCCAGCGAATCGTGATCACCGGGGTGGGCTTGGCTGCGCCTAACGGGAAAAATCTGGCAGAATTTCGCGAAAACTTGCTGGCCTGCCGTAGCGGCGTCCGGCGGTATGAAATTCGTTACGTCGGCGAAACGCTGGCCGGCGTGTCCGAGTTCGACGAACAGAAGTATCAAAAGCGCAAAGACATACGTCGCGGCACCCGGGCCGGCAGCATCGGCATCTATTGCAGCCAAGAGGCGATTGCCGACGCCGGCCTCGATTGGCCGAATGTCGACAAGGCCCAGGTGGGCGTTTATGTCGGTGTGACCGAGCACGGCAACGTCGAAACCGAAAACGAAGTCTACCAGCTTCAAGGCTTCAACTTCGACACCCGCTGCTGGTCGCACCACCACAACCCGCGAACCGTGGCCAATAACCCGGCCGGCGAGATTTCGCTGAATCTGGGCATTACCGGCCCGCATTACACGATTGGCGCCGCCTGCGCCGCGGGCAATGCCGGCCTGATCCAAGGGGCCCAAATGCTGTTGCTGGGCGAGTGCGATGTAGCGCTCGCCGGCGGTGTCTCGGAAAGCATTCATACGTTCGGAATTTTCGCCAGCTTCAAGAGCCAGGGAGCACTCGCTTCGCATGCCGATCCGACGAAGGCTTCGCGGCCGTTCGATGTGGAGCGCAACGGCATTGTCGTCGCCGAGGGGGGCTGCATGTATGTCCTCGAGCGCTATTGCGATGCTAAGGCGCGCGGCGCGACAATTTACGGCGAAGTGGCCGGCTATGCCATGAATAGCGATGCCACGGATTTCGTGCTTCCCAATCCCGACCGCCAGGCGCAGTGTATTCGCACGGCCTTGAATCGCGCCGGCATTTCGGCGGATCGAATCGATATCGTCAGCACGCATGCCACCGGCACCACCAGCGGCGACACGCAAGAATCCGCCGCCCTGCGGCAAGCGTTCGGCGGCTCTAGCCGCACGCGATTCAACAACACCAAGAGCTACATCGGCCACGCGATGGGCGCCGCCGGAGCTCTCGAGTTGGCCGGCAATTTGCCCGCCTTCCGCGACGGCGTTTGCCATCCCACGATCAATCTCGAGCAACTCGACCCGGAATGCCGGCTCGAAGGCCTCGTCGTCGGCGAGCCGCGCGAAATGGGCCGCGTCGATTATATTTTGAACAACTCATTCGGGATGCTAGGTATCAATTCGGTGGTTATTATCAAGAGACTCGGCGTTTGA
- a CDS encoding acyl carrier protein, with amino-acid sequence MTSGEIRAAIIDILSDILPDEDLSNLKDDVPLREQIELDSMDFLDIVMELRKRYRIQIPEDDYIHMATLGGTVDYLQPRMKDVEAKG; translated from the coding sequence ATGACTTCGGGGGAAATTCGCGCGGCAATCATCGATATTCTTTCGGATATCCTTCCCGATGAAGATCTTTCGAACCTGAAAGACGATGTGCCGCTGCGCGAACAAATCGAACTGGATAGCATGGACTTTCTCGACATCGTCATGGAGCTTCGCAAGCGCTATCGAATTCAAATTCCCGAGGACGACTACATCCACATGGCCACGCTCGGCGGAACGGTCGACTACCTCCAACCGCGAATGAAAGACGTCGAAGCAAAGGGATAA
- a CDS encoding NAD(P)/FAD-dependent oxidoreductase, with protein MYDAIIIGAGLSGLAAGVRLAHFGRRVLILERHYAIGGLNSYYRLDGRNYDVGLHAVTNFRPKGARSGPLPRLLRQLRLSWDDFSLAEQIGSKIVFPGTALEFSNDPALLENQVAERFPSQIDGFRKLSGELLDYDAIDTPAARESAREVVGGRISDPMLLEMLFCPILFYGGSNPHDIDFGQFSILFRSIFLEGLARPPAGIRAILKKLVRRFKDLGGELRLRSGVQRLAPETDEVRVVLDDADELSARQILSSAGWCETVRMCDDLAGDLLPGEPIAAVAGQSPGEPGDEARPPSGQLSFVESVSTLDVKPADIGHRHTIVFFNDSPKFHWQRPEEPLDVRSGVVCSPNNFAYADPASAPEEGSIRLTALANFDHWNELPEAEYTAAKQHWYERLAASAVRFISDFRSHVVAVDIFTPKTIRRFTSHDNGAVYGAPHKRFDGTTALKNVFLCGTDQGLVGIIGAMTSGILMANRLLSGQAAKT; from the coding sequence ATGTACGACGCGATCATCATCGGCGCGGGGCTTTCCGGTTTGGCGGCAGGAGTGCGCTTGGCCCATTTCGGTCGCCGGGTACTCATTCTCGAGCGCCACTATGCCATTGGCGGTCTGAATTCCTACTATCGGCTGGATGGCCGCAATTACGATGTCGGTCTCCACGCGGTGACGAATTTTCGCCCGAAGGGGGCTCGAAGCGGTCCGTTGCCGCGATTGCTGCGGCAGTTGCGGCTTAGTTGGGACGACTTTTCGCTGGCCGAGCAGATCGGCTCGAAGATTGTTTTCCCCGGCACCGCGCTCGAATTCTCGAACGATCCGGCGCTGCTCGAAAACCAAGTCGCCGAACGGTTCCCCAGCCAGATCGACGGTTTCCGTAAGTTGAGCGGCGAGCTGTTGGACTACGACGCCATCGACACGCCCGCGGCCCGCGAGTCGGCCCGCGAAGTGGTGGGGGGGCGGATCAGCGATCCGATGCTGCTCGAGATGCTGTTTTGCCCGATCCTGTTCTACGGCGGCTCGAATCCGCACGATATTGATTTCGGCCAATTCAGCATTTTGTTTCGCAGCATTTTCTTGGAGGGCCTCGCCCGGCCCCCGGCCGGCATCCGCGCGATCTTGAAAAAGCTGGTGCGGCGGTTCAAGGATTTGGGGGGCGAATTGCGGCTGCGTTCCGGAGTCCAACGGCTGGCCCCGGAAACGGACGAGGTCCGCGTTGTGCTCGACGATGCGGATGAACTGTCGGCGCGGCAAATCCTGTCGTCGGCCGGCTGGTGCGAAACCGTGCGGATGTGCGACGATCTCGCCGGCGATCTCTTACCCGGCGAACCGATCGCCGCCGTAGCAGGCCAATCGCCCGGCGAGCCAGGCGACGAAGCAAGGCCGCCCAGCGGACAGCTTTCCTTCGTCGAATCGGTCTCGACGCTCGACGTCAAGCCGGCCGACATCGGCCACCGGCACACGATCGTGTTTTTCAACGATAGCCCGAAGTTTCATTGGCAGCGGCCCGAGGAACCGCTCGATGTGCGCAGCGGCGTGGTTTGCTCGCCGAACAATTTCGCATATGCCGATCCGGCTTCGGCTCCGGAGGAAGGCTCAATTCGGCTCACGGCCCTGGCCAACTTCGACCATTGGAACGAGTTGCCCGAAGCCGAATACACCGCGGCGAAGCAGCATTGGTACGAACGTCTGGCCGCGTCGGCGGTGCGGTTTATCTCCGATTTCCGTTCGCACGTGGTGGCGGTCGACATCTTCACGCCCAAAACGATTCGCCGCTTCACGAGCCACGACAACGGTGCCGTCTACGGCGCTCCGCACAAGCGATTCGACGGCACGACCGCGCTGAAAAACGTCTTTCTCTGCGGGACAGACCAGGGCCTGGTCGGTATCATAGGAGCGATGACCAGCGGCATCCTAATGGCCAACCGTCTGCTCAGCGGCCAGGCTGCGAAAACATGA
- a CDS encoding FAD-dependent oxidoreductase, with translation MPRDFLQNAREEYDCIVIGSGLAGLTAANTLARAGRSVLLLEQHYKLGGMATWFRRPRGHIFDISLHGFPIGMVKSCRRYWSSEIADSIVQLKNIRFDNPMFALTTTFDRADFTRLLVERFAIPPATVQAFFDTVRGMNFYDDQGDTVGQLFERFFPGREDVIRLLMEPITYANGSTLEDPAISYGIVFSNFMSKGVYTFQGGTDRLIHWMHEELVKSGVDVRIRTDVEKIHVRGGRVEGVTVGGRNIKTRAIVSNANLKSTIFQLVGEEHFDRQFVDQARAVRLNNSSCQVYIAMKPAVEVSESTGDLLFSSTAPLFRTELLLSRDITSRTFSIYYPRTRPGSDRTLIVSSTNANFDDWARLSKEEYEASKADLVETTLAALEKYIPDVRQKIDHAEAATPVTFQHYTRHMQGASFGTKFEGLAVSRAIPQQIAGLFHAGSVGIIMSGWLGAMNYGVIVANDVDSLLMKSSIVSAAALAR, from the coding sequence ATGCCACGCGATTTTCTCCAAAACGCTCGCGAGGAATACGATTGCATCGTCATCGGCAGCGGGCTGGCCGGATTGACGGCGGCCAACACGCTGGCCCGCGCCGGCCGGAGCGTACTGCTGTTGGAGCAGCACTACAAGCTCGGCGGCATGGCCACTTGGTTTCGCCGGCCTCGCGGGCATATTTTCGACATCTCGCTGCATGGCTTCCCGATCGGCATGGTGAAAAGTTGCCGCCGCTATTGGTCGAGCGAGATTGCCGATTCGATCGTGCAACTGAAGAACATCCGCTTCGACAATCCGATGTTCGCGCTCACGACCACGTTCGATCGAGCAGATTTCACGCGATTGCTGGTCGAGCGATTTGCCATCCCGCCGGCAACGGTGCAGGCGTTTTTCGACACCGTTCGCGGAATGAATTTCTACGACGACCAGGGCGATACCGTCGGCCAGCTTTTCGAGCGGTTTTTTCCGGGGCGTGAAGATGTGATCCGCCTATTGATGGAGCCGATCACGTATGCCAATGGCTCGACGCTCGAAGACCCGGCCATTTCCTACGGCATCGTGTTTTCCAATTTCATGTCGAAAGGGGTTTACACCTTCCAAGGCGGCACCGACCGGCTGATTCATTGGATGCACGAAGAGCTTGTGAAAAGCGGCGTCGATGTGCGGATTCGCACCGATGTCGAAAAGATCCATGTTCGCGGCGGACGCGTCGAAGGCGTCACGGTGGGCGGTCGAAACATCAAGACGCGCGCCATCGTGTCCAACGCCAACCTGAAGTCGACCATCTTCCAACTCGTCGGCGAGGAGCATTTCGATCGCCAATTTGTCGATCAGGCGCGGGCAGTGCGGCTCAATAATTCGAGTTGCCAAGTCTATATCGCCATGAAACCGGCCGTCGAGGTGTCTGAGAGCACCGGCGATTTGCTGTTCAGCTCCACCGCTCCGCTCTTCCGCACCGAACTGTTGCTCAGCCGAGACATCACCAGCCGCACGTTTTCGATTTACTATCCACGCACGCGCCCCGGCTCCGATCGAACATTAATCGTTTCGAGCACGAACGCCAATTTCGACGATTGGGCCCGGCTTTCGAAAGAAGAATACGAAGCGAGCAAGGCCGACCTGGTGGAAACAACCCTGGCGGCTCTGGAAAAATACATTCCCGACGTGCGGCAGAAAATCGACCATGCCGAAGCGGCCACGCCGGTCACTTTCCAGCATTACACGCGGCACATGCAGGGCGCCAGTTTCGGCACGAAATTCGAAGGCCTCGCCGTGAGCCGGGCGATTCCGCAGCAGATTGCCGGCCTGTTTCACGCCGGCAGCGTCGGCATTATCATGTCGGGCTGGCTGGGAGCGATGAACTACGGCGTGATCGTCGCCAACGACGTCGATTCGCTGCTGATGAAGTCGTCGATCGTTTCTGCGGCGGCTCTGGCGCGGTGA
- a CDS encoding 3-hydroxyacyl-ACP dehydratase FabZ family protein, with product MTLAEIQAAIPHREPFLLIDEIVERSDLRIVCRKRFSGDEFFFAGHYPGFPLVPGVLLCEAAMQAGAVLLSSHMAGDGRFPVATRINDVRFKRIVRPGETIDIEVELTERLADAFFLKAKITCEAKVAARFDFACTAAKMENPK from the coding sequence ATGACACTCGCCGAAATTCAGGCCGCGATCCCGCATCGCGAACCGTTCTTGCTGATCGACGAAATCGTCGAACGCTCCGATCTCCGGATTGTGTGCCGCAAGCGATTCAGCGGCGATGAGTTTTTTTTCGCGGGCCATTATCCAGGCTTTCCGCTGGTGCCAGGCGTGTTGCTTTGCGAGGCCGCGATGCAAGCCGGCGCGGTGCTGCTTTCGAGCCACATGGCCGGCGATGGCCGCTTTCCGGTCGCCACGCGGATAAACGACGTGCGGTTCAAGCGCATCGTGCGGCCGGGCGAAACGATCGACATCGAAGTTGAACTCACCGAGCGGCTGGCCGACGCATTTTTCTTGAAGGCGAAAATAACGTGCGAAGCTAAAGTTGCCGCCCGGTTCGATTTCGCCTGCACGGCGGCGAAGATGGAAAACCCCAAATGA